AGGAATGTGGCTGGCCAATGCAAAAGGATTGAACTGCATGAATCTTATGCCACAGTATTTAAAGATCTGCTTGGCAATCACTGTAATGCACTTGGTCAAACATTTGTTAAATGAATACCACATATAGGACTTCTTATTACGCAGTTAAGAAATGCCACTTTGTGATATTCAGATATTACTATTCcactgcaaacaaacaaaactgcctGCCTAATTTCATACAAGTCTATCAGATCTAACGTTACCTACCATACAACAACAGTTCGAAGCTATGATAGCCACATAACCTAATATTTCAAGTCAAcactgaagtttttttttttttaaacattacatAATATTTCAAATCCTGCCCGGTACTATGATTCCTTGGGTTTTTTGATTAACATATCATCATGAGCTCACTGCTCTCTTTGTATCAAACTCAATAAACACCATGCTGTTGTTTACATATTTTTACAGAGGAACATGACGCCTCTTGGCGtggtgtttttgtatgtttctccaagcagaggttgccgGTCGGGGATAGCAATGGCAGGGTTTCTTACCGGGGAGGGAGCGGTAAGGAATCCTGGTCCCTACTATCCCCCAACCACCCCTCTGGATCATCAGGGAGTCTTTGTAGATTTAGGATACCTTAGTATGCTCTCTCTCACTAATGTTTCAGCCTCAATTTATCTAATcagacttattttttaaaataattttttccctGTGCAAATTTTGATCATTGAGGTCAAAGTTTCTGTTGAAGGGACTTAagcatgtaacattatgtatatatattttgacCTTTGGCCGGCTCCATATTTTCCCAGAGAGATTGGACTGGTTCATTGGGACAGGGGGTAATATCCGGGTATGTCAATGATGACAAACTTCTGCCAAGttctggctgtagctcgttaagATACCAGAGTTGAACTCCACGTTGAGCtatgcagtgggggtaaagacttgaggtttgaaatgtaaatATGTTTTTAGGTGATTGTTTTGCATGGCTTTTAAATGCAATGTCTTGAACACGAAATTCTTATTTACCGGTACCAGTCCCTCCTCCAAAGAAAttctcgaggaggtgcctcgactgGGTACTattactggctggcaaaatacaggTCCAGATACAGTATTATTATTTCCCCCTCCACCCCATAGgcctgatttgatttgattatatggatgtcatcctaTGATCCCacaactgatgcgagcatgcgaataaaaaaaactctgcCAAATGTAAAAGTTCCATTCATTATAAAATACAATTATAGTTATACGTGGTCAGAAATGTTAAACAATGACATAACACACAGAGTACATGAACCCCGTGTCGCTCCAATGACCTAGCCTGATTACCAGACCCATgttaactgaagggaccaccctaaatattaataaatgaattaaaataaagaaataaatagtCCTTTCCCGCTATTAAAACCAGCCCTAGCCCTTTcgtcctactctccaagcagaggttagactccggcgtttttttttggtttttttttacattttttagtcgtttttatcgggctttctaattTTGTATGGTATCTTGCTGTTAAAGCAAATTTTCTCACTACAACGCTAAATTTCTGCAGTGAGGAACataagaggtacatgtatatgggttCTAGGGATGTCTTGGGCGGAATATGATAGTGTAGCACATTTCCTTCAGGCCCATGGCAAAACCTGCAAAAGTATCTTTCTGACAGGGAAACCACAATGGGTTGGAGTTTCCATACTATTATCCTGGATACCAGTCCCTCTATCTAAACTATAGCCCTTTCGCGCTAATCtattatctatatatatatatatatacaactacTACGCCAGAGGTCCGAGCCCCAGATATCTATTTTCCGGTTTCTGATGGCCCGCGAGGTGAGAGATAATCAGGGCCCGCGTGCTGTGTTTGCTTGCTTGCCTGGCCGAAGAGGTTAGCGAGCATATCACGGCTGTAGCGGTTTTGGTACCCAGGCTTAGAGATTTCAGGTTCCAGTGTCAGGGATCGGAAACTTAGCTTAGGGACCACTGGGGGAGGTAAcccaactctccaagcagaagttaggctccggctgttgttgtttttttaaagatgtgtttatcgggctttctattttgtaaaaaaaattgttccttgaaagtccgccagccaaaccaaataacagccggagcctaacctctgcttggatagtgaGGAAACCGTGGCTACATCCCGCGCGCACTTCGCACATACTTGTGAGACGGCGATAATGTGTTGAAGAGATTAGGTTTATGGGGCATTGATAGTTCCTGTGCCCGCAGAGGTTACTAATAGGTTTGACCacaggcggtaggccaaggaatgTCGTGGATGTTACCTTTTCAtgacgaccacctggccaaagaATTGCGACCACAcagaccaaatccctgcccatgaCGACCGCATCATTCTCAAGCTTGGggatttcatcgatttttgatgataacaaGCGTGCTTGCGTGCAGTTTACGTCGGATTTCGACTGTCATacgatcaaaataaagatggcggcgaaTGCATGTGGATGCGTCATTTTGGTTCAATGGGGgcgtctactgtaatatgggaggaaattttcTTCACTTTACGAAAATCTGAATGTTAAAAAGTAAAACTTAAGTTTTTACTGAAGACTTTTTATCTTCATCACAATAAAGTGAACAAATGCGATAAAGATTGAGGGCActcaagatgaagaagaagaaatgctGAAGTCtgaggctattgacaggatcgtcctgtcaacagtagaaaagtTTGCACTGCTGACaggatgatcctgtcaacaCTAGTAGAAAACTtgtcactgttgacaggacgatcctgtcaacagtgcaattttttccactgttgacaggaaaatcctgtcaacagtgcaaattttactactgttgacaggatcacCCACAAATTCTCTACGTCGCCGACGGGGcagactcgctatcacggcaaactcccttcctcggcaaactccctttcccggcaccggagaacccagccaacgttgaaaatcgcgaaccaacgccaagggacgtaaaacgggggtcccgtgctcgaggaggtgcctcgaccacgttaaacagcctcattaccctcactCTGGGTACCGGCTACAAAATacgtattattattattattattattattataaaatttcattcGTTTTCAACTGTCAAGTCAAGTGCTTTGTACATTAGGCGTCACGTCCGCCAAGTGGGCTTACTTGTTGTCAGTCATAGCACATCATCAGGTGACAGCATGTCAGCTCAAAGTGTGGCACGGGTCTGGCATGTCTGACCAAAGTCTCACGGAAGCCTTTCTATGGAGACTTCAATATTTTCCAAGGGGAGATTTCGGTCGGGGTCAGGCTGCATGACAAGACAAGAACTGTCCACAGACGAAATGTGTTTCACGGTATACTTTCCGCATGCCATTGTAATGTTGATAAATTGCAATCTTGAAATAAGTAACAGGCCTGTTTGATTATTTATTCGGTGGAACTGACAGCTGGTATGCCGATGATTTAGCGCTAGCTCCCATTCGCTCCCGCACAACACAAGGGTGGCTAATCACCCTGGATAATCATTTACAGCGAAGAACGGAAATATTCTGTCACCAGCAGTCTCTGTGATGAACTCGCCGGGAGAAACAGCCTacaagttaatctccaagcagatcttgcggtggcttaagacagtaacataagcctACCCtcggaaaacgcagactcctaacgtggcacgcaaagtttacctATCCCTACAACACGCGCGCACGGgacacccgccgcctaacacccgccggccctcgaaccggctgtttttgacgttttctttattcgtttttatcgggctttctattttgtcatgtttcttgaagtctgCCAGCCATGGCCAAGGTTCTGACCAGGTAAACCTGACCAGGTTGGGTTCTGAccatacaaaatagagagcccgatgaaaacgactaaaaaatgttttaaaaaaagagcaagagcccaacctctgcttggagagtaaaaaatCACCAGCGTGCGCTAATGAAGGGCGGGCTTTCAAACTCGCAATAGTATGGTTTCCAGGCTAGTCTTTGGCTGGCTACAAACTTTTATTTGGCGTTTCGATATTTTTACACAATCCAACAtactcccaccgcacttgtgtcaattGCAAGCTTGCGTCATTGCGGAGTtcgaaagatgctcaacgaattatagagataaagaacgaattttctttcttttgtgtattttgtcgtattctaagtcatacatttacgtattacgcaatatctaaattataaaaaatcggagaaaataacaaaacagtgacgcagtgaacgaaccccgcagtgacgcaagcttgacacaagtgcggtgggagcgcaccttaagcAAGGAGATTGCTCCCAGTAACTTCCTTGCTCTAACCTCTAAGTGTGTACTACTAAGTGTGTACAATGGAAAATTTTCACCTGCTACTGTGATACCTGCATCATTAACTACTATAAAGATTATAACATAATTTACCCGGTACCCACCTTCTTAGGTGCGCTATAACAGgcgtctgtcttctcttctGCGTGGTCACCCTGGTGCCGGTAAAACGTCGTCTTTGGCACAAAGTTGCTGCAGTGGTCacaccattttgttttgtatgttctTTTACGCGGAGAGGAGAACGTCCGTCTCGACATTTTCTTCGCCGTCTGAAAACTAATCCAACGCTACGTCCACAAGATGTTACCGTTGGATGTTAGTGAGTGGCAAATCACCTCACCTTATAATTAGTCCCATCCTCAGCAGAGGATGTGTTGATGTGATTAAGTTTATGCGTGATTTAATCAGGATGATGGTTGACCCCCGGTGAGATCAGTCGAaacctactcttcaagcagaggttaggctccggttgacGTTTTTTTTAAGTCGAGCTGTGATAcagtaaaaatagaaataataataacaataatcatTCTGCCAACCAGTAGCAGTACCAAATCAGTAATGAGGCTGTATAACGTGGtcgaaagcccgatgaaaaacAGTGgtagccagagcctaacctctgcttggagagtagtcgaAACCCGAAAAAGTGACAGGTTTTCGATGCAACGATTACTTTCTGACTTCAATCAATCAGTCTTTGAATTTGTGTGGTCACCGCGGCCGGATATAATTATGATACCGtatctccaagaagaggttacCATTCAGCTCATTCTTGTCTGCCTATTTCTTTTTTAATCAACATTGTTATATTCTAGAGTTGAATTTTGAACGCCTCATAAAAAGGCGAGACGGTGGAAAAATGGATTCCGTGttggaaaaaaagacaaacgTAAAACAATCAACAAGTAGAGTGTGCCGGGTAGATTGTGCCGGATCCTTACATCATATCAGCTTAAAATAAGATATGGCCAAACTCAGAAACTGATGAATTCTTGAATTCTGGGACTAGGCCTGGTGAaggtgtgtgtgttaatgtgtgtcAATCTGTGACGACTGTGACGTACGCGTACATGTAAACATAAGACGTGCTATTTATGTTTTTCGGTATACGTAAACTACCTTATCTGTGCATTTTACGGTATTGCTGTTCTCCAGATGATTCCCGGATTACTACAAAAGCACAGTCTCTGGATAAACAATCAACATGGCTCCAGTCTTGTCCCTAGGGTTCTATTCTGGTCTTGGGTTCCCTCTGGAGGAGCCTGTGATGTGTTCCGCATGGgcatcacaaatacacagacgtGATTGGCTAGAGAAGTTGACCATCCCACTCATGAAAACTAGTGGGTCCACATGGGCCCACCTCGCAGTTTGCACTGTTCGTCTCAGACACCAGTCGCGTCCCTGTATATCTTCTTCGCTTTGCATTTGTCTAGTCAACTCGTCAACACCGCGCCATGTCTACTCCAAACCGCAAGCGCAGTGCCGACGGCACTCTGGTGATGAGTGAAGAGAGAACGGTCAATCTCAACGACGTTTTCAGGTAAGTTGTTAATTTTCACAACTTGAAGaatgttatatacatgtgtggCCTGACACGGGGATTTGGCGCGGGGTGACTgtggtaaaatttccttggTACTTCAGATACCTCTATGCCCTTTCACACCATCTTTGCCTTTCAAATTTACAGGGGTATGAGCAACGTTGGGAAGAAGGTGGAAAGAATGCAGCGCTCCATGGACGACAATCACATGGAAACGTTGGAGCTGATACGGGCTATGCGGGAAGAGATGAGGCAGCAGCAGCCGACTAGAACAGCAAACTCGTCCAAGCTGCCGCCTGGGCTTTCTGTAAGTCCTGTCTTCTTTACTGGAATACTTATGTTTATGAAGTATTTAAACATCTTATACTATTAAACAAGCTTCAAGCAAGTGACTAGAGTGATACACACATTCAACTAGCTGCCAAAATGTATTGATATTAGCAACGTTAACGTCTTTCAAAGTATACAATTATCAGTCTCTTTAACTCGATATGTTACTGATTTGCTCACTTTGTTTCTTCTCATTTCTGGACTTCCCTCAGGCAAAGGTGAGGCAAGCTCACCGCAACCTTGGGGAAGACCACCAGTACAACAACGAGAGGTTGGTTTTGCAGTAGATTTTCTATCCTTGCATGATAGGCCTGAAAGAAATATCTTAATATGTCGATTTTAGATCATATTTGTAATTCTAACAAGTTGTATCTTATGATTGTATTTCATGTTCCAGCTTACCCAGTgtatcaatttttatgtatgtattcatgtctgGGCCACGACACCAGCATACCGCTGCCTGTAACCCACTTGCATTGTACCGTTCTGCCATCTTGATGAATCAAATCAAAGAAATATCTACCAACATACATATTTctttacagtagaagccgcttaatcgcacggcctatttgccagtgaatttggtgcaattatccggctggtgcaataatgcaaagttatctacgagggtgagtcagaaagtaatgcaagtggtttcataacagactcgtttttttgATCGAaggagttgaaatttggcacaaaggtagaggcatatgtccttttgagattaaaatatctaaatttgttgttcattattttatgagtgacttgGCTGATTTGAAGATGACCACACCATTGGAATCTCGTCATAAGAAAAATGaggcccaattaatgtacaattAACAATTTCTCTAAACCAACTTTTGCTACTGTAGGAGACTGAGCTTGCACATGTAAtgagctgcatttctctataagccacatgcttattttcaactctgaaatccgttcactttttcttttttcgttgctggtgtagagtgaggtataagCGGTCGCCAAGGTCATGCGATTTGCGGTGTGTTGATCAAAAGTTTCTGTAgcctacttttccattaactaggaagaataaaacttagcacacttcttGACGCTTAAACATGTAATAACTGTGTTAAGTTCcatttcttttggttaatggaaaagtagtcttttaaccaacaactcacgaattgtATATAAATCCAACTTGCTCTATATCACAACTTACTCCATCTTAGCAGCTGTGAATGAGGAACCATTgcgagttcagaaatgaaaattggcatacaacctatagagacatttgttatcatacatgtataatttcaaccTCTTACAGTAATTGTCAATGGGTCAGATTTAGGGGAGATGATCGTCTGACAAGCATACAATGGTGTGGTgaacttgaaatcaactcatttgctcataaaatgataatgaccaaatttacaaatttaaaTCTCAAGAAGACATATGCCTTTACATTTGTGCAAAATTTTAAGCCAATCGATTGAAAAATGaatctgttatgaaaccacttgcattactttctgactcaccctcgtagcTGGactgcactggtttgggattctgggattccgtgcagttaacaggagtgcgcgttaatccgatgtgcaattaactggcttccactgtactataTCGGTCAATCTATCTAGATGTGGAGAGTTGTTATCATTGAAAGTTGTTGCTGTCATTCATTTTTTCAGATTCAACTCGCCTCACAACGAGGCTGTGACTGGGGTATTGATGGAGTCCGTCAGGGACTCCGGGATGGAGTTGGAGGACAACGTTATCAGAAGTAAGAATTCTATTTTCCTCTTGCCAGTGCTAGCGCTATTTACAGACCTTTTTTCCCATCATGATCAAGTCAGTCAATATTGCAGAGATTATTGTTCCTCTAACATTAATTGTCTCTTTTACCATGACAGAAGCTTGCAACCGGTTCTTTGAGAACCTGAAGACACAGGCCAAACACGCACAGCAGGGGAGGACTAAAGAGGTCGGTGAGACCAAAAAACGGACCAGCAGGCGAGACAGGGTATGTATTCATTTAGTaatatatttatttcatttactGAAAACTTGACGTTTCCGGAAAATATGAGCGTTTGCGCTAAATCATTATCATTCCCAGTGTGAgattgtgtgtgtacgtgcatgctgtgtgtgtgtgtgtcactgtgtgtatgtgtgtgtgtgtgtgtgtgtgtcactatgtgtgtgtgtgtgtgtgtcactgtctgtgtgtgtgcgcgcgtgcgtgcATGCGTATTTACATCTTCTGATAATATTTTTATGCACCACTGCAGCTCTTCAAGAACAGGCTGATCGTTTCCAAGACGCTGCACCCCGAGGATGTCACCAAATACATCCAGGGTGCTGGACCGACGTTCATGTCCGATGAGGAATCCGAACCCGAGGACAAGAACGTTGTGGTGGCCTGCCCGCCTCGATGGCGCAGCAGGAAGTTGTCCCAGTACCTGCTGGAATGCCAGCAGGTGCTGGACGAAAACTTCCTGCTGAGGAAAGCGCCTTCGGGGCAGAAGAGACGGAAGCGGGTGGAGGGGAGACATAGCAGCCGCAACGCCCCTCAAGGACGAGCCGCAGCGAAGTACATCGAGGACGAGGCCAGCGGAGTCGACACCAGGGGTGCAGTGGCGGCAGGGGGCGTCGGCATCGAGAACGAGGTCAACGGCGTCGACACCAGGGATGTAGTTGCGGCAGGGGGCAGCGGTACCGGCGGCGGCAGGGGCAGGGGCAGCGTCTCTGAGGACAACAGCGACCTCATAGGCGCCGTAGGCCGGGGCGCCCGGAAGACCGATGGCCGCGGCGGCAGGCGCAGTGGTACCAGCAACAACGTCATCAGCGATGATGAGACCAGCGACAGTGAGGCCAGCGACAGTGAGGCCAGCAACTGATTTGGTGTGATGTGATTAAAAAGTTCATCTACCTGTGCAACCATTAGTGTCCTGTCTCAATCTGTTGTCTCAATGTCCGTATATGTACACATTCAGTGGCTTAAAAAGCCCGTAAACGCTACCGGCAACCTATAAACCAATATTTGGGAAATATTCGGAAGCAAAACAGTAACATATTCAGGTATGAAACATGTTTCCAGTGTCAAATAATTGACCGTATACGCAGTATCACTGTAGCAAATATCCACCGTAAATGCAAAATACCTGGGTAATATCCGGAAGTAACCTTGTaggaaatgcaaaatattagGACTTAATACGGGAACATAACTGTACGTATACGGATCCGAATATGCCGCGACGAAACATGTCCCAGTTTACAAAGGTAGAATATGTTTCCGTATACGCTTGAATATAACTCCGTATACGCTACcggaaatgcaaaatatttagtTATATACGGAAACCCAACTGCTGTGTATATGGATCCGAATACGCCGCTAGGAAACACGTCCCATTTACAAGACAGGATATGTTTCCGTATACGCTTGAATGTAACTCCGTATACGTTCCCGGAAATGCAAAGTATTTTGGCTACATACGGAAATACAACTGTGTTGTATATACGGATCCGAATATGCTACGACGAAATATGTTCCCATTTACAAGACAGGATATGTTTCCGTATACACTTGAATGTAACTCCGTATACGTTCCCGGAAATGCAAAGTATTTTGGTTATATACGGAAAGACAACAGGTTGTATATACGGATCCGAATATGCTGCGACGAAACATGTTCCCGTTTACAAGACAGGATATGTTTCCGTATACGATTGAATGTGACTCCGTATACATTCCCGGAAATGCAAAGTATTTTGGTTATATACGGAAATACAACTGTATTGTATATACGGATCCGAATATCCTGCGACGAAACATGTTCCCGTTTACAAGATCGGATATGTTTCCGTATACGCTTAAATGTAACTCCGTATACATTCCcggaaatgtaaaaaaattggGCTGTATACGGAAGTACAACTGTATTGTATATACGGATCCGAATATCCTGCGACGAAACATGTTCCCGTTTACAAGATCGGATATGTTTCCGTATACGTAGGATATTCCAGTCAAGATACTTATTGATATCACCGGAAACGTAATGAATTCGGAAATATTCTATACACGAAATGTCCGGAAATCGACCCCTTTCGCACAGTGGTACCTAATAGTTAACACTGCTGTTGAGGATAGGTCCAGGCCGTTCTTCCTGGGTTGATCTATctgaagaaaagaaacacacagacacacagatggGGTGGCGGGAGGTTGGGACAAAAGAAGCGAAGAGCGTCATTCTTTCGATAAGTGTATACGTGGCCACAGCTGATAGACATTTTGCTCCCAAAAGGAAGTTCGTACATTAAAAAAAcggaatagaaaagaaatgcACTAAAGGTTTGACGAAGGTCATTATCTTGTAAATGGCAGCTACAGTGCGAACGGTGGAAACCAAAGGTGCCCATAGAGAACCATAAGGACAAAAAGGAAATTATGCTCTTCAATACCGTAGCATTATATAGCATTGATATGAGTTTCTTATGCATAATTGTAACTTATGTTCCGATATCAGAAGGATCTAGTATAGTTGTAAGAGATACACAAAAGCAATAGAGATAAGAAGTTACTTAGGCGCAAACAGCTGAATAGATTTGGGAAAATGTCAGACTATCCAAATAGCACAACTCACCGTTTTCGTCAGGCCACGTCGAACGGTAGTGGACACTGCCTGAAACCCTTTTCTGACCCTTTAAAAATTTTTCAGTTGCTTAAGTGAATTCTGTCTGGAATATCCTATCGCATGGATGTCTACCTTTCTTCGACTTATAAATCAAGAAAAGTTCTGCGGATGTAAGAATAGACTGGTCGTCGCAAGTCAACAGTTTTGCAAGTCAACAGTTTTGTCAAGGACGTTATAGAGAACGTTCTTGGTTTCGGGTGGTGTTAACTGTCGTCCGTCCAGCAACTGATTTGATCCAAGATAAGCTCGTCTCCAGACCAATTTAATCAACTGTCAGCGAGCATGTGGTCTGATCTGATTGGGCAGAGCTTGCAGTGACGTCATCACGTGTCAATCAATTCAACAAGGAACCGCAATCATCTCTTGCTCTCAATACCAAGAGTGGCCTGAATACTTGCCACGGAGCTATTCTAGTTTGCCGAAGATTATTGCTGTTCTGTTTGAGATCTGTAGGCAGATTGCTTACGACTTTGCAAATGTCATAGAGCGGCACACTACCTAAGGTGCCCTTTTCTGTTAGAGGTCgagaaacaaagaagaaaaagaagagggAGTCTTCTAGCTTCTATCTTACTTCTGACTACTACTTCAGGTAGCTTGCGGTTTGATCAGAGATGGTTCTAGTTTTACCAAAGGTTGCTATTTTCTAAATAATTCTGCTGGTAGGTCTATTTCGAATGTCACAGAACGGCCTACCTCATGTGGTACCGTAGTGATTTTCTCCGTTGGAGATCAAGAAACCAAAAAAGAAGAGATGAACGATCAACAAAGAGCTTTTAGCTCACAAACAACATACTTCTGAGTGATAGTTAAGTTAGCTTACAATTTGATTACAGATATTTTCATTATCTGTCGGTTCGTCAGATACTTTAAAGATTCGCCCAGATATGTTTTGATGTTTGGTTAAGATTCAGCGAGCAGACAATCGGGAGCGAAGATAGCCCAGTGGATCTTTTTGATGCGATTTTGCTGAAGCAACACCGTGTACACAACACTTGTTGGACTATTTGGTAGACTGGTCACGTTGAAATTTGGGCTGACTTAGGTATCGCTTCACGCTTTAGCCCCTTCCAACATTGTTGTTTCGAAAAGAAATACCAAGAAAACACAAGGAACCGTTTAGTCGCCATCACATTTAACTGCCTCGCATCTTATGAGGTCCTACAATGTAAATCGTCTAGAGATAACTCTTGATGTATACAGGGGAACATTATGATTCCTACAGTCAGCTTTGCTGCTTCCGTACAAGTCGTTTTCAATTGGTGAAATAACGGTGTGTCGTTGATTGTTGGATACCCTGTGGTACAATCTATCCGGACAAGTACTAGTAGCGTCTGAGGCGGATTCCAGACGGCAATGTGCAGCTAGACAGTTAGCTGTGTTCTCGTACGTGGTTACCTGTGTGTGCTTGTTGACGTTGTGACAGTAGATCTTAGATTCTATCATGGCGACGGCGATGCTAGTACGGTTCGACTGATTCGTGCCAACGATTTGTGGAATTGTCCCTTCACTAACGGTCCTACGAGTCCTATTACCTGCCATGC
The sequence above is drawn from the Branchiostoma floridae strain S238N-H82 chromosome 17, Bfl_VNyyK, whole genome shotgun sequence genome and encodes:
- the LOC118404982 gene encoding uncharacterized protein LOC118404982; this encodes MSTPNRKRSADGTLVMSEERTVNLNDVFRGMSNVGKKVERMQRSMDDNHMETLELIRAMREEMRQQQPTRTANSSKLPPGLSAKVRQAHRNLGEDHQYNNERFNSPHNEAVTGVLMESVRDSGMELEDNVIRKACNRFFENLKTQAKHAQQGRTKEVGETKKRTSRRDRLFKNRLIVSKTLHPEDVTKYIQGAGPTFMSDEESEPEDKNVVVACPPRWRSRKLSQYLLECQQVLDENFLLRKAPSGQKRRKRVEGRHSSRNAPQGRAAAKYIEDEASGVDTRGAVAAGGVGIENEVNGVDTRDVVAAGGSGTGGGRGRGSVSEDNSDLIGAVGRGARKTDGRGGRRSGTSNNVISDDETSDSEASDSEASN